The nucleotide window TGGAGCGTGGCCTGGCCTGTCTGTCCCGTTTTAAGCAAGTGCTGGACAGTCTGCAACCGGGTCTGGTGAGGCTGGTTGGCACCAATGCTTTGCGCGCCGCCAAAAACCGACAAGTGTTTTCCGAGCAGGCGGAAGCCCTGCTCGGTTATCCGCTGGAGATTATTGCTGGCCGGGAAGAAGCCCGGCTGATCTATTTGGGCGTCGCCCATACCTTGTCGGACGATGAGCAGTCGCGTCTCGTGGTGGATATTGGCGGTGGCAGTACCGAATTTGCCATCGGCCAACGCTTTGAACCCATGCAGCTGGAAAGCCTGCATATGGGTTGTGTGAGTTACATGAAGCGCTTTTTCCCCGATGGCAAGATCGACAAGAGCAGTTTTCGCCGGGCCTACGAGGCCGCCACTCTGGAAGTGCTGAATATTCGCTACAGCTACCAACAAACTGGTTGGCATGAAGCGGTTGGTTCAGCCGGAACACTCAACGCCATTGCCAATGTATTGCAAAGCCAGGGCTGGGGCGATGGTGATATTACGCCGAAAGGACTGGCGTCGCTGTGCCGGCACATGCTGGCTGTGGACCATGTCAATCAACTTCAGTTCGAGGGTTTGAAAGACAACCGTCGCACCGTGTTCCCTTCCGGGGTAGCCATTACCTGTGCACTGGTGGATTGCCTGGGCATTGAGCGCATGAGTATTTCTCAGGGAGCACTGCGGGAAGGGGTGGTGTACGACATGATTGGTCGCCTCAGCCACGAAGACGTTCGCGAGCGTACGGTGAATGCGTTGGCTCGTCGTTGTGGTGTAGCCCAACAAAACGCCGATCGGGTAGAAGCCATGGCCGCGCAATTATTCGCTGCAGTGAGCGCCAGCTGGCAGTTAAAAGGTGAAGCGTTGCAGCTGCTGTGCTGGGCGGCGCGACTTCACGAGATTGGCCTGTCTATTTCCCACAGTCAGTTTCACAAGCACGGTGAATACCTGATCCAGAATTCGGATTTGCCCGGGTTTTCGCAGCGTGACCAGCAATGGCTGGCGACGTTGGTGCGCTGCCATCGGCGCAAGCTCCCGGTAGATATGCTGGCGGAATTGCCTGAAAACAGCCGTAAGACCCTTGAACGCCTATGCTTGCTGCTGCGCCTTGCGGTGTTGTTTAAATACGTTGCACCGCTGGAGGGTGAGCCGGAGTTCGATGCTTTTGCCAATGGCGATACCTTGACGTTGCGCACCACAGAGGAGTGGCGTTTGCGCCACCCATTGACCATGACGGAGCTGGAAGCAGAAGCTCAGGCGGTGGCAGCGGGTGGTTATCATTTGCAGGTGGTTTAGTTTCGGCAACCACCGCCATTGCGAGGGAGTGCAGCGAGCGCGACAATCTTGTGGCTTTAGCTCCGTACCGTCATTCTGAGCGTAGCGAAGAATCTCGGAGTTGTGTTTTTATTTATTGGTAATTTTTCAGTGCAGGTTTCGCCTGCTGGCGAATCCCTTTTCTTTACTCGTATAAAGAAAAGGAATCAAAAGAAAGTACGCTCCAGTCGCCCTTGGCCTTCGGCTACCCTCGCTCCTTCGGTGCCATGGCCGGGTCGCGCAGAGGGTACCTCCTGTACCCGCTGTGCTGAAACGGACGTCCTGTCCGTTTCACCCTATGCCACCTCTGTCACTCGGCAAGGGCAAAGGGGAATTAGGTGTGCTCCATAGTTAAATATTATCCTGAAAACTTTTCCAACAGCTCCAATTGCGCGCTGCGCGGTTCTTCTCCTTCCGCCGGTTGCTGCAGCAGGTACTCACCGTTAGCCTGCAGCTCCCAGCTGTGGGTGTTGTCATGCAGGTAGCAGTCCAGCTCATCGAGAATGCGTTTGCGCAGTTTTTTATTCTCCACTGGGAAAGCGATCTCCACCCGGTGTTTGAGGTTGCGCTCCATCATATCCGCACTGCCGCAGAACAGTTGCGGGCTGGCGTTTTCGAAGTAGTAGGTGCGGGTGTGTTCCAGAAAGCGGCCGATAATGGACACTACGCGAATATTGTCTGACAGGCCGGGAACGCCGGGGCGTAAGCAGCACATACCGCGCACCACCAAATCAATCTTCACGCCGGCCTGGCTGGCTTTGTAGAGTTCCTGAATGATGTTGCCTTCGGTCAGACTGTTCACTTTCATAATGATTCGAGCGGGCTTGCCCTCTTGGGCGGCACTGGCTTCGCCGCGAATCATGCGAGTAATTTTTTTGTGCAGGCTGAAGGGCGCGCTGAGCAAGCGCTGCAGGCCCTCAGCCTTACCCATACCAGTGAGCTGCTGGAAGATTTTGTGCACATCGCTGCCCAGTTCTTCGTCGCAGCTCAACAGGCTGTAATCGGTGTACACCCGGGCATTGCCCGCGTGGTAGTTGCCGGTTCCCAAATGCACGTAACGGCGCAACTTATGGCCTTCTCGGCGCACGATCAGCAAGGTTTTGGCGTGGGTTTTGTAGTTCACCACACCGTAGGTAATAACAGCTCCTGCGTCCTGCAGACGGCTGGCCAGTTGCAGATTTTCGGCTTCGTCAAAACGGGCGCGCAGCTCAATCACCACGGTGACTTCTTTGCCATTTCGAGCCGCTTCCACCAGTGCGTCAACAATCTCTGAGGTGGCACCGGTACGGTATAGAGTTTGTTTGATGGCGAGCACGTCTGGGTCACGGGCGGCTTCGCGCAGCAAATCAATAATTGGGCTAAACGACTGGAACGGGTGCAGCAGTAACACGTCGTCCTTGCGAACCGCGTCAAAAGTCGGGGTTTCCGGGTTGAGCAGTGCCTTGGGCAGTGCTGCCGATAATGGCGGGTATCTCAGGTCCGGGCGATCCACTTCTTTCATCAGCTGCATCATCCGGCCCAGGTTGACTGGCCCGTGTACCCGGTAGAGCTGATATTCGGTGAGGTTTACCTGATCCAGCAGAAAGTCCACCAGCTCCTGAGGGCAGTCGTCGGTCACTTCCAGGCGCACAGCACTGCCAAAGCGGCGAGAGTGCAGTTCACCGCGCAGGGCACGGGCGATGTCTTCCACTTCGGTGGTGTTCAAGTCCAGGTCGGCGTCGCGAGTCAGGCGGAATTGATAGCAGCCTGTAGGGGTCATGCCGGGAAACAACTCGCCGATATGGGCGTGCATCATCGATGACAGGTAAACAAAATTGTCGCCGCCGTCGCATAACTCACTGGGTACCTTAATCAACCGAGGTAGGGAGCGTGGTGCAGGCACAATGGCACGGTTCATTTCCCGGCCAAAGGCGTCGGTACCTTCAAGGGAAACAATAAAATTGAGGCTTTTGTTGGCCAGGCGTGGGAATGGGTGCACTGGGTCCAGACCCAGTGGGCTCACTACTGGCTGAATCTGGGTGTGGAAGTAGTCTTCTACCCAGCTGGCGACCTGATCATTCCATTCGCAGCGCTTGAGAAAGCGGATGTTTTCCTTTTCCAGGGCCGGCATCAGGATGTCGTTGAGAATGCGATATTGCTTGTCAAAGCCGTCGTGGCACTGGCGACTCAGTTGTTTCAGTACTTCCTGAGGGTGGATGCCATCCAGGGCGACACTTTCACGGGAGTAGTTGATTTGCCGTTGTAGGCCCGCCAGGCGAATTTCAAAGAATTCATCCATGTTACTGCTGAAAATCAGCAGGAACATCAACCGCTCCAACAGCGGGTATTCTTCGTTGAGCGCTTGCTCCAGTACCCGCAAATTGAACTGCATCAGGCTCAAGTGGCGGTTGATGTAGTAATCCGGGTTGGACAGGTTAATGTCACCGTTTGTTTCAGGGTGCAAAGGCACAACACTATCGGGCAGTTGTTCAGACATGGCTTTTTTCATGGCAAATTCGAGAGAATCCATCTTCTGTGATTTATGTGACAGATTTTAGACGGTTTTGTGTCAACAGGCACGATGACAGGATTCGTAGCAAAGGGTATACAGACCAAACGGTTGAACCCACAGCCACTTTTTCGCTCTAAGGGCCACATTTCCACCGAGAACGACACAATGTCTGCTAAAAAAATTCTGATCTTATTGGTAGTTGCCGCGGTGCTCTACCTCTACTTTTTCACCGGTTTGGGTGACTACATTACGCCGAGTTATTTCCAGCAACTCTACTCTGAGCAGCCGGTATTAACTGTAGCGATCTTCTTTGCAGCCTACATACTGCTCTGTTCTCTGCCAGTGGCAGCGCTACTGACGGTGATGGGCGGCATGGTATTTGGTGCTACTACCGGAACACTGGTGGTTTCATTTGCCAGCACTATGGGTGCGACGGTGGCGTTTCTGGTGGCTCGCGGCTTGCTGGGTGACTGGGTGCAAAGCCGCTTTGGCAGCTATCTGGAAACCGTTAACCGCGGTGTGGAAAAAGACGGTGCCTTTTACCTGTTTAGCCTGCGCTTGATTCCAGCGGTGCCATTCTCGGTGATTAACCCGGTAATGGGCCTGACCAAAATGAAGCCGTTTACCTTTTACTGGGTGAGCCAACTGGGCATGTTGCCCGGCACCTTTGTGTATGTGAATGCCGGTGCTCAGCTCGGCGCGGTGGATGAATTCTCCGTTGCTGGCGTGCTGACGCCAGGCCTGATTGCCTCGTTTGTGCTGCTGGCGATTCTGCCCTTTATTGCCCGCGCCATCGTCGGTTCAGTACAAAAAGCCAAAGTATACAAAGGCTATAAAAAGCCTAAGAGCTTCGACACCAATATGGCAGTCATTGGCGGCGGTAGCGCAGGCTTGGTCAGTTCTTATATTGCGGCAGCCGTAAAAGCCAAAGTGACTTTGATCGAGCGCCACAAGATGGGGGGCGACTGCCTGAATACCGGTTGCGTACCCAGTAAGGCATTAATTCGCTCTGCCAAAATTGTCAAAGAAGTGCGCAATGCGGAGCACTACGGTGTGTCTGCGGGCGAGCCAAAAGTGGACTTTGCCAAAGTGATGGAGCGGGTTGGCCAGGTGGTGAAAGACATCGAGCCCCACGACTCCATCGAGCGCTACACCGGCCTGGGTGTGGACTGTGTAACCGGCGACGCCAAAATCATTTCCCCTTGGGAAGTGCAGGTGGGCGACCAGGTAATCACCACCAAAAACATCGTTATTGCCAGTGGCGCACGCCCCTTTGTGCCCCCGATTCCCGGCATTGACCAAGTGGACTATCTCACCTCCGACAACCTGTGGGACTTGCGCGAATTGCCAGAGCGCCTATTAGTATTGGGCGGCGGCCCGATTGGCTGTGAATTGGCGCAATCCTTCCAACGCCTGGGTGCAAAAGTCACGCAAGTGGATATGGCGCCGCGCCTGATGCCCCGTGAAGACGAAGACGTTTCCCAGTTTGTGATGGAGAAATTTACTTCCGAAGGCATCGACGTACGTGTCAATCACAAAACCGTGGCCTTCGAAGTCCGCGACGGTGAGAGTGTGGCCATTCTGGAGTCCGGCGATGACAAAGTGGAAGTCACCTTCGACAAAGTACTGGTTGCTGTGGGCCGCAAAGCCAATGTGACCGATATGGGCCTGGAAGAATTGAACATCGACACTCTGCCTCAGGGCACCGTGGCGGTGGACGATTACCTGCGCACCCGCTACCCCAATATCTACGCCTGTGGTGACGTGGCCGGCCCTTATCAGTTTACTCACACCGCTGCCCACCAAGCTTGGTACGCGGCTGTAAACGCGCTGTTCTCTGGCCTGAAAAGCTACAAAGTGGATTACTCGGTAATCCCTTGGGCTACTTTTGTGGATCCCGAAGTGGCTCGCGTTGGTCTTAGCGAAGCAGAGGCTAAGGAGAAGGGTATCGAATACGAAGTGACCAAATACGGTATTGATGATCTGGACCGCGCCATCGCCGACGGCGAAGCCCAGGGCTTTGTCAAAGTGCTCACGCCTCCGGGCAAAGATAAAATACTGGGTGCCACCATTGTGGGTTATCACGCCAGTGACTTGATTACCGAATTTGTTACCGGCATGAAGCGTAATATCGGCCTCAACAAGATATTGGGCACCATCCATATCTACCCCACCGTGAGCGAGGCCAATAAGTACGCTGCTGGTGAGTGGAAACGCGCCAATGCGCCAGAGAAAGCTCTGCAATGGTTGTTCAAATTCCACAACTGGCGTCGCGGTGCTTCCAGCGCAGATGCACCACAACAGGTAGCTACTGCGAAAGAGTAATCTGCTGACTCAAGATCGACGAAGGGCGCGCTACAAAGTAAAGTAGTCGCCCTTCTTTCGTCTAACGCCCACCCGCAAATGGAAACAACATGAGCGCCCACGACTCTTCTGAAGAAAACGTTAAAGACTCCGTCAAAGACTATTACGGCAAAGAACTGCAAGGCTCTGCCGATTTAAAAACCGACGCCTGCTGCACCGTTGGCAGTTTGCCTCAACACCTCAAGGACATTATGTCCCGCATTCATCCGGAAGTGAGCGGTCGTTACTACGGCTGCGGTTTGGTGGCGCCGGATTTGCTCAACGGTATGCGCATTCTCGATTTGGGCAGCGGCTCCGGTCAGGATGTGTATGTGCTGTCCGCGATGGTGGGCAGCAACGGCTCTGTGGTCGGTGTGGATATGACCGACGAGCAACTGGCGGTGGCCAACGCTCATATCGATTACCACCGCAATGAGTTTGGTTACTGCCAGGCCAACGTGGAATTCAAGAAAGGCTATATCGAAAAACTGGATGAGCTGGGTCTGGAAGACGAGAGCTTTGACATTATTGTGTCCAACTGTGTGATTAACCTGTCGCCGGATAAACAAGCGGTATTGGAACAGGCCCACCGCCTGCTCAAGCCAGGTGGTGAGCTGTACTTCTCCGACGTGTACGCCGACCGTCGTGTACCTGCGGAGCTGGTAAACGATCCTGTGTTGTACGGAGAATGTTTAAGCGGCGCTCTATATTGGAATGACTTTGTTAACTTGGCCAAGCGTGCCGGTTTTGCCGACCCTCGATTGGTGGAAGATCGCCCTCTGGGTATCGACAACGACGACGTCAAAGCCAAAATCGGCCATATCGGTTTTTACTCCGCCACTTACCGTTTATGGAAGCTGGATTCCCTGGAGCCCGCCTGCGAAGACTACGGCCAGGCGGTAATCTACAAAGGCACCATCCCCAACTGCGAGCGTGAATTTACCCTGGATAAAGGTCATGTCATCACGGCTGGCAAGGTATTCCCTGTCTGCGGTAATACCTGGAATATGCTGGCGCAAACCCGGTTTGCGGAACACTTTGAATTTGTCGGCAACTTCGATACCCACTATGGGATCTTTGAAGGTTGTGGGTCGTCGTTGCCCTACGATACGGAAGTGTCTGAAGGCTCTGCTGGTGGTAGTTGTTGTTAAGTCAACTTAGTCCCGGAGCCGTATATTGGCTTTCAGGGCACGCAGCAAATACATCCATGTATGCTCGTCGTCAGCATCCCTGCTGACGGCGGCCCTGAAAGCCAATACACAACTCCTGCCGGTATACACCCATCTCTGATGAGAAGATTTGGTGTGGGGTGCGCTTTCCCTGACCGTATGCGGCAAGGAAGCCGCATCCGAGCGTGCAGGGACGCATTCACAGCGTGTCAGGGAAAGTGCGCCCCATGGCGAATCGCCACCCAAACCTGCAAGGTCATCTTGTTTTATACGCTCGTTTAGAGTTAGCTTAAGTCCTCTATTCAACTCGGCGTAATTTCCTTTGGGCCAAAAAACTCAACATTACGATATCGCCATCGCTGGAGCCGGTATGGTCGGGTCCACCTTGGCTTTGTTACTGCGTCAGGCAAATCCGGATTGGCGCATTCTGGTGGTGGAACCCCACCCGCAACAAACCAGTGGCGACTACAGCCCCAGTTTTGACGATCGCTCCACGGCGCTTTCCTGGCGTACACGAGAAGTGTTTGAAGGGTTGGAGTTGTGGCAGCAATTGGAACAGCGCGCCGCCGCTATTGAGCAGATTCAAGTGAGCGACCGGGGGCATATTGCCTCCACCCAGCTCAGTGCTCAAGAGCAGGGCATGACCGCTTATGGTTATGTGGTGGAAAACCGCTGGCTGGGTCAGGTATTGCAACAGCAGCTTGCCAACAGAGATATTGAACTGGCGGCACCGGCCACCATTGAGCAGGTGTCAATGACGCCCAGTGGTGCCGAAATATCTCTTAGCAACGGTGATGTCCCTATCTCTTGTGAGTTACTGATCATTGCCGATGGTGCCCGCTCCACTACCCGCAAATTGTTGGGCATTGGCATAGATGTGCAGGACTACGGCCAGATGGGCCTGATCGCCAATATCGCTTTGGCCCAACCCCACAACGGTGTCGCTTACGAACGCTTTACTGCCAATGGGCCGATGGCGCTTTTGCCTTTACCTGACAGCGCCGATGGCCAACATCGCAGCGCACTGGTGTGGACGCTACCGCCGGATCAAGCCGAGCATTTAAGTCAGTGTGATGAAGCCAAGTTTTTGGCCCAGCTGCAACAAGTGTTTGGTTACCGCCAGGGGCAATTGTTGGCAGCCGGTGAGCGCCAGCTCTATCCACTGAAGTTGATGGAAACCCGCGAGCAGGTGCGTCGCAATCTGGTGGTGGTGGGCAATGCCGCTCACAGTTTGCACCCGGTAGCGGGGCAGGGTTTTAACTTGGCGATAAGGGATATTGCGACGTTGGTTGAAGTGTTAGCAGAGGGCGCCAGCGACGGCTGCCGTTTGGGTGATTTAACTCTGCTGCAACAGTATCAACGGGATCGTGAAGCCGACCAGCAGCGCACTGTCGCCGTCAGCCATTGGTTGCCAAAGCTATTTGCTATTGATAGCCCAGCTGCTGCTTTGGCTCGCGGAGCTGGTCTGTTTGCTATGGATATGGTGCCGTCACTGCGGGGGCAGTTTGCTCGTTATGGAATGGGGGTGGAATAATGACTGGTCAATACGATTTAGTGGTAGCCGGTGGCGGTCTGGTGGGGTCGGCGTTTGCCGCTTTGCTGGCGGATCGCTGCCCGGAGTTGTCCATTGCCGTGGTGGAGTCACGGCTTTTTGATGGTTACTACGACGGTGATCAATTTGATCCACGAGTGGTAGCGCTCACTGACACTTCCCGACAGCTGCTGGAGCAAATTGGTGTTTGGTCAGCCATCGCGTCGAGGCGAATCGCCCCCTACACCCATATGTCCGTATGGGATGCGGATGGCACCGGCTTTATTGAATTCGACAGCCGCGATGTGGGTGCCCCCAGCCTGGGCCATATTGTGGAGAACTCCAATATCGTCGGTGCCCTGCAACAGCGCATCGAACAGTTGGCCAATATCGAATGGATTTGCCCCGCCAAAGTGGCACAGGTGGAGCGAAGCAACGAGCAAGTCCATGTAGAGCTGGATAACGGCGAACGTTTGAACACGCCCTTGCTGGTAGCAGCAGATGGTGCGCTTTCCAGTGTGCGCGATCTGTGTGACTTTCAGCTGGATGATACGCCCTACGGCCACAGCGCCATTGTTGCCACCATTCACTGCCAGCAGCCTCATCAAAATACCGCCCGTCAGTGGTTCGCCAGTGATGGGCCATTGGCATTCTTGCCGCTGCCGGAAAAGCACGCGGTTTCTTTTGTGTGGTCCCAGCGGGAGAAGAAAGCTGAGCAGTTAATGGCGCTTTCGAGCGAAGAATTTTGCACCCAGCTGATTCGTGCCAGCAGTGCCTGTTTGGGTGCGGTGGAATCGGTGTCAAAGCGCTTCTGCTTCCCCCTTCATCAACGCCACGCCAGCGACTATGTACAACCAGGCATCGCCCTGTTGGGTGATGCGGCACACACCATTCACCCCTTGGCCGGACAGGGGGTTAACCTGGGTTTTAAAGATGTGATTTCCCTAGTGGATGAATTGCGGCGGGCCAGCCAGCGTGGTTTGCCCTTGGGCGATCTGTCGGTACTAAGCCGCTATCAGCGCCAGCGCAAGCCGGACAATTTGGCCACCATGTTGGCGATGAAAGGGTTTAAAGAATTGTTTGCCAGTGACAACCTTGGGGTGCGCTTGCTTCGCAACGAAGGCATGTCGCTGGTTAATCGCATGGGTTTGGTGAAAAAGCAATTGGTGCGGCAGGCTATGGGCTTATAGGTTTGAATAATTAGGTTTGTTTTTTGTAAATCTGCTTCTAAGTGGCAAATGAGTCTTGCTAGGCTGGAGATTCAGGGTAAATTGGCAACAAAGGACAGCTAACCATGATTCACGAAGAAATTCCCAAGGAACATCCGGATCCGTTTCTTGAAAAGCTCCATCGCGCTATTCGGCTGGCGGTGAAAATTCTCGCAGTTCTGATGGTAGTGGTGATCTTCTGGAGTATTTTGGATGTGATTTATGTGCTGTACCGGCAGCTGATGTTGCCGCCCAAATTCCTGTTGGACGTTGGCGATATTCTGCAGGTGTTTGGTGCTTTTATGGTGGTGTTGATCGCTATTGAAATTTTTATCAATATTCGACTCTACCTTGGTACAGAGGTATTCCCAGTTCAATTGGTGTTGGCGACTGCGCTGATGGCGATTGCCCGTAAAGTGATTGTGCTCGACTTGGATATTGTTACCTCAGAACAAATACTGGGCATTGCTCTGGTGACTTTGGCATTGGGTATTTCTTACTGGCTGGTTTCGAAAAAGATAAAAGCCGAACGGGCGTAAGGTCAAAAGCCCTAAGAATAATTTTCCAAATATTGCTGGAACATCGCCATCAGTTTTTTGGTATTTCTGCCAACCTTTCCATCACCGATTGACTGGTTGTCGATGGTTGATACCGGCAGCACATTTTTGCTGGTGGAGGTTAAAAAGGCTTCGTCGATATTTGCTAGCGCCTCCACCGGTATATCCCGTTCTTCAATATGAAATTCCGTCGCTGCCAACTGCAGAACAATTTTTCGCGTAATTCCGTAGAGGATGTCTTCGGCGGGGGTAATCAATGCATCACCGCAAAAAGCAAAGAAATTGCTGCGCGGACTTTCAGTAATGCTTTGCCGGTTGTAATAGAGTAAATCGAGGGCGTTGTGCTGGCGTTTTTTCTGCTCCATGCGAATGGAGTTCATATAGTTAATGGATTTTACTTGGGGCAGCTCCCGCTGGTATTCCATAGTGATTAACGTGGCACCCTGGGAGAAGTAAACGTCAGGGTAAGTGGGCAGCTCTTCGGCAATCATAATCAGGTTAGGTTGTTTGGGGCTCAAGCCGCTGTTGCCACCGGTGAGTAGCAGACGTACTGCCGGAGTCCTCAGGTCACTCCGGTCGATAAGCTGTTGAGCGATAGCCATGATTTCCTGGTCGCTTAGAGGTACCTCTAGATGTAACTCCCTGGCGGACTGCCGCAAGCGGGCGATGTTGTCAGCAAAGTGAAACAGCTTGCCGTTGTGGGTGCGGCCAAAATCAAATACCCCATACCCCCGTTGCAGTGCCAGGTCGGTGATGCCAATAACGCCATTATCGGTAGGCTGGATGTCACCATTGACATAACAGTAAGTACTCATGGTTTATCCTCTGTGGGTACGTTGCCCGTAAGAGACAGATCCTGGTTGTAAACAGTTTCATCCAGCTCGCCTTCGCTTTTGGCTACCAGTACAGACACCATCGCGTCGCCAGTTACGTTCACAGCGGTGCGGGCCATATCGAGAATACGGTCTATGCCTGCGATCAGAGCCACGCCTTCCAAGGGTAGGCCTACTGAAGTCAACACCAGCGACAGCATAATCAAACCAGCACCGGGAATGCCTGCAGTGCCGATAGATGCCAGCGTGGAGGTGGCGACGATGGTCAAGTAGTGTCCGGCATTGAGATCAATGCCATAAGCTTGGGCCACAAACAATACCGCCACACCCTGGTAGAGAGCGGTGCCGTCCATGTTGATGGTGGCTCCCAGAGGCAATACAAAACTGGAAACCGGGCGGGAAACTCCGAGATTCTTTTGCGTACATTCCAACGTTACTGGCAAGGTGCCCGAGCTACTGGTGGTCGTAAATGCCACCGCTTGGGCGGAGCGAATGCCTTTGAGGAACATCAACGGGTTGAGGCGGGCAAACAGCACAATAGCGGCACCGATCACCAGTGTGACGTGCACCAGCGAACCGAGGTAAACACCGCCGATTACCTTGCCAAGAGGCAGCAGTACTTCCAGGCCAAAGGTGCCCGCCACCCACGCCATCAAGCCAAAGACGCCGATAGGCGCAAAGGCGATAACAATGTCGGTCATCTTGTACATGACCTCAGCCAGTGAGTCGATCACTTTGGCAACCGGCTTGCCCGCGTCTCCAGCGAGGTTAATGGCTACTCCCAGAATCACCGCAAAAAAGATAATTTGTAAAATATTGGCATTGGCAAATGCGCTGATGGGATTCTGCGGAATAATGGCAATCAGCGTGTCGATAAACGCTGGACTTTCGCGGACGCTCATCGCTGAGCTGGTTGTGATTTCAACACCGCTTCCCGGTTGCAATAACGTACCGAATAACAGGCCAACGCTGATGGCTACGGCGGTTGTTAGCAAGTAAATGCCAAAGGTTTTTGACCCCAAACGCCCCATTTTTTTGAGGTCATTCATCGAGCATAGGCCCGCCACCAAGGAGCTGAATACCAGAGGCACAATCAGCATTTTAATCAGGCTGATAAAAATGGTGCCCAGCGGTTTTAACCAAGTGGTGGCAATTGCCTCACCCACCAAAGCCCCCACCGCTAGACCCGCTATCAATGCGATAAGGATTTTTTTCCAAAGTGGAGTATTGGAAATTAGTTGAATAAGTTTTGTTGTTTGAGGCATGGCTTTAGTTTTTTGTACGGTAGTTATCCACCCATTTTTCGAAGGCGTCTCTGTCCATTGGCCGCCCTAAATAATACCCTTGCCCAAAATGACAGCCCTGCTCCTTGAGGAAGGCCAGCTGCTCTTGGGTTTCCACACCCTCGCCAACGACTTGTAATGACAGCTTTTGGGCCAGGCTAATAATGGTGTCTGTGAGAGTGGCGGCGGATGAGTCTTCTTCGATGCGTGACACAAAAGCCCGATCGATTTTAATAATATCGATGGGGAATGTGGTCAGGTAGCTCAAGGACGAATAGCCGGTACCAAAGTCGTCAATAGCGATGGTAATGCCGGCGCCTTGCAAGCGATTCAGTACTTTTAAAGAGCGCTCCACATTCTGTGCCAATAAGCGTTCGGTAATTTCTACGGTGATGTTAATGCTTTTGGCCTGTTCGGTAATAAGGTCAAGCCATAGCTCCAGAGAATTGTCGCGGGTGGAAAATACCCTCGGAGAAATATTTACTGATAAACAGGGGGCGCGGCCCTGTTGTTGTTTCATTTGCAGGATGGCGGCGCTGGCCTTTTTGAGTACAAGGCGGTCGATGGCGTTAATCATGCCAGTTTCTTCCGCCAGCGGAATAAACTCGTTGGGTGGCACAAATTTGCCGTTGTCGACCCAGCGCACCAGGGCTTCGCATTTTAACGGCAGGTCGTCCATCAACGGTACGATCGGCTGGAAATGCGCTTCCAGTTGCTCCGCAGAAATCGCCGCCAGTAACCGGTTATGCATGATGTGGCGATTTTCAGAAATACG belongs to bacterium SCSIO 12696 and includes:
- the ppx gene encoding exopolyphosphatase — translated: MNKNNTADPAPLLAAVDMGSNSFHMIVARVEHGEIRPIERIGEKVQLAAGIGLDGNLSAESMERGLACLSRFKQVLDSLQPGLVRLVGTNALRAAKNRQVFSEQAEALLGYPLEIIAGREEARLIYLGVAHTLSDDEQSRLVVDIGGGSTEFAIGQRFEPMQLESLHMGCVSYMKRFFPDGKIDKSSFRRAYEAATLEVLNIRYSYQQTGWHEAVGSAGTLNAIANVLQSQGWGDGDITPKGLASLCRHMLAVDHVNQLQFEGLKDNRRTVFPSGVAITCALVDCLGIERMSISQGALREGVVYDMIGRLSHEDVRERTVNALARRCGVAQQNADRVEAMAAQLFAAVSASWQLKGEALQLLCWAARLHEIGLSISHSQFHKHGEYLIQNSDLPGFSQRDQQWLATLVRCHRRKLPVDMLAELPENSRKTLERLCLLLRLAVLFKYVAPLEGEPEFDAFANGDTLTLRTTEEWRLRHPLTMTELEAEAQAVAAGGYHLQVV
- the ppk1 gene encoding polyphosphate kinase 1, with amino-acid sequence MDSLEFAMKKAMSEQLPDSVVPLHPETNGDINLSNPDYYINRHLSLMQFNLRVLEQALNEEYPLLERLMFLLIFSSNMDEFFEIRLAGLQRQINYSRESVALDGIHPQEVLKQLSRQCHDGFDKQYRILNDILMPALEKENIRFLKRCEWNDQVASWVEDYFHTQIQPVVSPLGLDPVHPFPRLANKSLNFIVSLEGTDAFGREMNRAIVPAPRSLPRLIKVPSELCDGGDNFVYLSSMMHAHIGELFPGMTPTGCYQFRLTRDADLDLNTTEVEDIARALRGELHSRRFGSAVRLEVTDDCPQELVDFLLDQVNLTEYQLYRVHGPVNLGRMMQLMKEVDRPDLRYPPLSAALPKALLNPETPTFDAVRKDDVLLLHPFQSFSPIIDLLREAARDPDVLAIKQTLYRTGATSEIVDALVEAARNGKEVTVVIELRARFDEAENLQLASRLQDAGAVITYGVVNYKTHAKTLLIVRREGHKLRRYVHLGTGNYHAGNARVYTDYSLLSCDEELGSDVHKIFQQLTGMGKAEGLQRLLSAPFSLHKKITRMIRGEASAAQEGKPARIIMKVNSLTEGNIIQELYKASQAGVKIDLVVRGMCCLRPGVPGLSDNIRVVSIIGRFLEHTRTYYFENASPQLFCGSADMMERNLKHRVEIAFPVENKKLRKRILDELDCYLHDNTHSWELQANGEYLLQQPAEGEEPRSAQLELLEKFSG
- a CDS encoding FAD-dependent oxidoreductase encodes the protein MSAKKILILLVVAAVLYLYFFTGLGDYITPSYFQQLYSEQPVLTVAIFFAAYILLCSLPVAALLTVMGGMVFGATTGTLVVSFASTMGATVAFLVARGLLGDWVQSRFGSYLETVNRGVEKDGAFYLFSLRLIPAVPFSVINPVMGLTKMKPFTFYWVSQLGMLPGTFVYVNAGAQLGAVDEFSVAGVLTPGLIASFVLLAILPFIARAIVGSVQKAKVYKGYKKPKSFDTNMAVIGGGSAGLVSSYIAAAVKAKVTLIERHKMGGDCLNTGCVPSKALIRSAKIVKEVRNAEHYGVSAGEPKVDFAKVMERVGQVVKDIEPHDSIERYTGLGVDCVTGDAKIISPWEVQVGDQVITTKNIVIASGARPFVPPIPGIDQVDYLTSDNLWDLRELPERLLVLGGGPIGCELAQSFQRLGAKVTQVDMAPRLMPREDEDVSQFVMEKFTSEGIDVRVNHKTVAFEVRDGESVAILESGDDKVEVTFDKVLVAVGRKANVTDMGLEELNIDTLPQGTVAVDDYLRTRYPNIYACGDVAGPYQFTHTAAHQAWYAAVNALFSGLKSYKVDYSVIPWATFVDPEVARVGLSEAEAKEKGIEYEVTKYGIDDLDRAIADGEAQGFVKVLTPPGKDKILGATIVGYHASDLITEFVTGMKRNIGLNKILGTIHIYPTVSEANKYAAGEWKRANAPEKALQWLFKFHNWRRGASSADAPQQVATAKE
- a CDS encoding methyltransferase domain-containing protein, producing MSAHDSSEENVKDSVKDYYGKELQGSADLKTDACCTVGSLPQHLKDIMSRIHPEVSGRYYGCGLVAPDLLNGMRILDLGSGSGQDVYVLSAMVGSNGSVVGVDMTDEQLAVANAHIDYHRNEFGYCQANVEFKKGYIEKLDELGLEDESFDIIVSNCVINLSPDKQAVLEQAHRLLKPGGELYFSDVYADRRVPAELVNDPVLYGECLSGALYWNDFVNLAKRAGFADPRLVEDRPLGIDNDDVKAKIGHIGFYSATYRLWKLDSLEPACEDYGQAVIYKGTIPNCEREFTLDKGHVITAGKVFPVCGNTWNMLAQTRFAEHFEFVGNFDTHYGIFEGCGSSLPYDTEVSEGSAGGSCC